In the Myxococcus fulvus genome, one interval contains:
- a CDS encoding response regulator, which yields MPPVVLISDDEPLIVSALAREAKRSGLTCISDTTSERVLELARLHRPAVIILDINQHQDGRDLLAQLKQDPATRECKVIILSGVEDQFTRHVCFELGADDYEVKPFDPTFMTRVARLATTVARTRA from the coding sequence ATGCCCCCCGTCGTCCTCATCTCCGATGATGAACCGCTCATCGTGTCGGCCCTCGCCCGGGAGGCGAAGCGGTCCGGCCTGACGTGCATCTCGGACACGACGTCGGAACGCGTCCTCGAGCTGGCCCGCCTCCACCGGCCCGCCGTCATCATCCTGGACATCAACCAGCACCAGGACGGCAGGGACTTGCTCGCCCAGCTCAAGCAGGACCCCGCCACCCGCGAGTGCAAGGTCATCATCCTCAGCGGCGTCGAGGACCAGTTCACCCGCCACGTCTGCTTCGAGCTCGGCGCCGACGACTACGAGGTGAAGCCCTTCGACCCCACCTTCATGACCCGCGTCGCTCGACTCGCCACCACCGTGGCTCGCACCCGGGCCTGA
- the rpe gene encoding ribulose-phosphate 3-epimerase, giving the protein MSRRPVRISPSLLSSDFGRLAEEVRDIEAAGADWIHVDVMDGRFVPNLTIGPVVVEAIKKAATKPLDVHLMIVEPEKYVEAFAKAGADVLTVHVEASPHLHRTLQQIRHAGAKPAVVLNPSTPLSAIEEVLGDVEMVLLMSVNPGFGGQGFIESTVDKVRRLRAMLDARGLSTDIEVDGGINAETAKRVVEAGATVLVAGSYVFGAKDRAAAIRSLRG; this is encoded by the coding sequence ATGAGCCGCCGCCCTGTCCGAATCTCTCCCTCGCTGCTGTCTTCAGACTTCGGTCGCCTGGCCGAGGAGGTCCGCGACATCGAAGCCGCGGGCGCCGATTGGATTCACGTCGACGTGATGGATGGGCGCTTCGTGCCGAACCTCACGATTGGGCCGGTGGTGGTGGAAGCCATCAAGAAGGCGGCGACGAAGCCGTTGGACGTGCACCTGATGATTGTCGAGCCGGAGAAGTACGTGGAGGCCTTCGCGAAGGCAGGGGCGGACGTGCTGACGGTGCACGTGGAGGCGAGCCCCCACCTGCACCGGACGCTGCAACAGATTCGTCACGCGGGGGCGAAGCCGGCGGTGGTGTTGAACCCGAGCACGCCGTTGTCGGCCATCGAGGAGGTGTTGGGGGACGTGGAGATGGTGTTGTTGATGAGCGTGAACCCGGGGTTCGGGGGTCAGGGGTTCATCGAGTCGACGGTGGACAAGGTGCGCCGGCTGCGCGCGATGTTGGACGCGCGGGGGCTGTCCACGGACATCGAGGTGGACGGGGGCATCAACGCCGAGACGGCGAAGAGGGTGGTGGAGGCGGGGGCGACGGTGCTGGTGGCGGGCAGCTACGTCTTCGGGGCGAAGGACCGGGCGGCGGCCATCCGTTCGCTCCGGGGGTGA
- a CDS encoding GAF and HD-GYP domain-containing protein has translation MPSSALAQQPTPPQPDLTRRLAKLTSILDVAKAMSAERDLDLLLPLILYEATKVVEADRCSLFILDRERNELWSKVAQGSKNEIRLPVGSGIAGQVAHTGTIINIPDAYADTRFNRSFDVSSGYQTKTILCVPMRDANGDVTGVIQALNKLDDLAFNAEDEELLLALGAQAAGAIENALLHEEINRLFEGFVSASVVAIEQRDPTTAGHSGRVADLTVTLAQALEHQSTGPYTQVRFSATEIQELRYASLLHDFGKVGVRENVLVKAEKLYPHELEVLRARFQLARKDLQLQSYRRRFEAVKKRGDSALAEIEAEETERLDTELKHLHEVFEFVLTCNRPTVLAQGGFERLTELGHLNFQDDAGQTQPLLLAREIQSLSIPRGTLSADERREIESHVEHTYRFLTQIPWTRALRRVPEIAYAHHEKLDGTGYPRSIPERTIPVQSRMMSISDIYDALTASDRPYKKAVPHTLALDILKKETENGQLDRELFKIFVEAEIPRRALKHTPK, from the coding sequence GTGCCCTCTTCCGCTCTCGCGCAGCAGCCGACTCCGCCGCAGCCCGACCTCACCCGCCGCCTGGCGAAGCTCACGTCCATCCTCGACGTGGCCAAGGCCATGAGCGCCGAACGGGACTTGGACCTGCTGCTGCCGCTCATCCTCTACGAGGCCACCAAGGTGGTGGAGGCGGACCGGTGCTCGCTCTTCATCCTGGACCGCGAGCGCAACGAGCTGTGGAGCAAGGTGGCCCAGGGCTCGAAGAACGAAATCCGGCTCCCCGTGGGCAGCGGCATCGCCGGCCAGGTCGCCCACACCGGCACCATCATCAACATCCCCGACGCCTACGCCGACACCCGCTTCAACCGCTCGTTCGACGTCTCCAGCGGCTACCAGACGAAGACCATCCTCTGCGTCCCCATGCGCGACGCGAATGGCGACGTCACCGGCGTCATCCAGGCCCTCAACAAGCTCGATGACCTGGCCTTCAACGCCGAGGACGAGGAGCTGCTGCTCGCGCTGGGTGCGCAGGCCGCGGGCGCCATCGAGAACGCCCTGCTCCACGAGGAGATCAACCGCCTGTTCGAGGGGTTCGTCTCCGCCTCCGTCGTCGCCATCGAGCAGCGGGACCCGACCACGGCGGGACATTCGGGCCGCGTCGCCGACCTCACGGTGACGCTGGCCCAGGCCCTGGAGCACCAGTCCACGGGCCCGTATACGCAGGTGCGCTTCTCCGCCACGGAGATCCAGGAGCTGCGCTACGCGTCGCTCCTGCACGACTTCGGCAAGGTCGGCGTGCGGGAGAACGTCCTCGTCAAGGCGGAGAAGCTCTATCCGCATGAGCTCGAGGTGCTGCGGGCCCGCTTCCAGCTCGCTCGCAAGGACTTGCAGCTCCAGAGCTACCGGCGGCGGTTCGAGGCGGTGAAGAAGCGCGGGGACTCGGCGCTCGCGGAGATTGAAGCCGAGGAGACCGAGCGGCTCGACACGGAGCTCAAGCACCTGCACGAGGTGTTCGAGTTCGTCCTCACGTGCAACCGACCCACGGTGCTGGCGCAGGGTGGGTTCGAGCGACTCACGGAGCTGGGCCACCTGAACTTCCAGGACGACGCGGGCCAGACGCAGCCTTTGCTCCTGGCGCGCGAAATCCAGTCGCTCTCCATCCCCCGCGGCACCCTCTCCGCCGACGAGCGCCGCGAAATCGAGAGCCACGTCGAGCACACCTACCGCTTCCTCACCCAGATTCCGTGGACGCGCGCCCTGCGCCGCGTGCCCGAAATCGCGTACGCGCACCACGAGAAGCTCGACGGCACCGGCTACCCCCGCTCCATCCCCGAGCGCACCATCCCCGTCCAGTCGCGCATGATGTCCATCTCCGACATCTACGACGCCCTCACCGCCAGCGACCGTCCCTACAAGAAGGCCGTGCCGCACACGCTCGCGCTCGACATCCTCAAGAAGGAGACGGAGAACGGGCAGCTCGACCGCGAGCTGTTCAAGATCTTCGTCGAGGCCGAGATTCCTCGCCGCGCCCTCAAGCACACGCCGAAGTAG
- the pyk gene encoding pyruvate kinase, whose amino-acid sequence MRRAKIVCTLGPASQSQEMLEALLENGMDVARLNFSHGSHEQHAENIAKLRAASLKVRKAVGILGDLQGPKIRTGRFTKGSTELKEGGTFHITTDETVPGTDDIVSTTYPFLAADVNPGDRILLDDGLLELKVLHTDKQKLIKTEVIHGGTLKNNKGINLPGVAVRAEALTPKDREDLVFGIKAGVDFIALSFVRQPSDLDAARQAMAEVGRTVPIIAKLEKPEAIARLDAILDKTDGVMVARGDLGVEIPPEEVPAVQKDIIRRSNLRGLPVIVATQMLNSMIDNPRPTRAEASDVANAVFDGADAVMLSGETASGKFPIESVQMMERIILAAESSSRVQGLSPRIDSPLGVPSHFPDVIARVACEAAKASNASLIAAFTLSGVTARLLSHYRPTVPIVAFSPNQEVRRRLALLWGVVPRVLEPIQDTEAMVRRVEEELLARGLGRKGDRIVIVYGAPVGQPGKINSLRLHTIG is encoded by the coding sequence ATGCGACGAGCGAAGATTGTCTGCACCCTCGGGCCCGCGAGTCAGAGCCAGGAGATGTTGGAGGCGCTGCTGGAGAACGGCATGGACGTGGCGAGGTTGAACTTCTCCCACGGCAGCCACGAGCAGCACGCGGAGAACATCGCCAAGCTGCGCGCGGCCTCGCTGAAGGTGCGCAAGGCGGTGGGCATCCTCGGTGATTTGCAGGGCCCGAAGATTCGCACGGGCCGCTTCACCAAGGGCAGCACGGAGCTGAAGGAGGGTGGCACCTTCCACATCACCACGGACGAGACGGTGCCGGGCACGGACGACATCGTGTCGACGACGTACCCGTTCCTGGCGGCGGACGTGAATCCGGGGGACCGCATCCTGTTGGATGACGGCCTGTTGGAGCTGAAGGTGCTCCACACGGACAAGCAGAAGCTCATCAAGACGGAGGTCATCCACGGCGGCACGCTGAAGAACAACAAGGGCATCAACCTGCCCGGCGTGGCGGTGCGCGCGGAGGCGCTGACGCCGAAGGACCGCGAGGACCTGGTCTTCGGCATCAAGGCGGGCGTGGACTTCATCGCGTTGTCGTTCGTGCGGCAGCCGTCGGACCTGGACGCGGCCCGTCAGGCGATGGCCGAGGTGGGCCGCACGGTGCCCATCATCGCCAAGCTGGAGAAGCCGGAGGCGATTGCGCGGCTGGACGCCATCCTGGACAAGACGGACGGGGTGATGGTGGCGCGCGGCGATCTGGGCGTGGAGATTCCGCCCGAGGAGGTGCCGGCGGTTCAGAAGGACATCATCCGGCGTTCGAACCTGCGGGGCCTGCCGGTCATCGTGGCGACGCAGATGTTGAACTCGATGATCGACAACCCGCGGCCCACGCGCGCCGAGGCGAGCGACGTGGCGAACGCGGTGTTCGACGGCGCGGACGCGGTGATGCTGTCGGGCGAGACGGCGAGCGGCAAGTTCCCCATCGAGTCCGTGCAGATGATGGAGCGCATCATCCTGGCGGCGGAGTCCTCGTCGCGGGTGCAGGGGCTGTCGCCGCGCATCGACTCGCCGCTGGGGGTGCCCTCGCACTTCCCGGATGTGATTGCGCGCGTGGCGTGCGAGGCGGCGAAGGCGAGCAACGCGTCGCTGATTGCCGCGTTCACGCTGTCGGGTGTGACGGCGCGGCTGTTGTCGCACTACCGGCCGACGGTGCCGATTGTGGCCTTCAGCCCGAACCAGGAGGTCCGTCGGCGGCTGGCGCTGCTGTGGGGCGTGGTGCCGCGGGTGCTCGAGCCCATCCAGGACACGGAGGCGATGGTGCGCCGCGTGGAGGAGGAGCTGCTCGCGCGCGGACTGGGTCGCAAGGGTGACCGCATCGTCATCGTGTACGGCGCGCCCGTGGGCCAGCCCGGGAAGATCAACAGTCTGCGGTTGCACACCATCGGCTGA
- a CDS encoding NFACT family protein, which produces MSLRPVELAQVVAEVGKQLTGAVAQKAWCPLPRLAYLELRVPGRSILLCLCAEGDLARVSAATSRFPTPGEPAPFQRWLRHELTGAKLTGALFMEAERVVRLDFEREEVRRHLVMELGSPGGLFISSEQNRVLMLSGEGFGPRRNLYPGAAWTPPEPMPAEALEKALKVASRLVPTEGEVLPYSHAAERLLGARDQQSRAESIRRRLAQPYRARLKRSSRTLEKVRAEAARGPEAEKHRRLGELLAQNLFRLKRGATEVTLTEYTEAGAEEVRVTLDPKRTPKEEADWHFHQYRRLLRGVEQARHREAELAREVAHAQSALEQVERMDEAMLLAQVEVLHISSGGEATPEGRPFKEYVGHAGARIWVGRGSEDNDTLTFKLARPWHLWLHARGVPGSHVVLPLEKGQEPAQEALLDAAHLALHHSGAKGEPRGEVSYVPVKFVRKVKGGAHGQVTYTREKTFVVRMEPERLERLLKSRHTEVPAP; this is translated from the coding sequence GTGTCGCTGCGTCCCGTGGAGCTCGCGCAGGTGGTGGCGGAGGTGGGCAAGCAGCTGACGGGAGCGGTGGCCCAGAAGGCCTGGTGCCCCCTGCCGAGGCTGGCCTACCTGGAGCTGCGAGTCCCTGGGCGATCCATCCTCCTATGTCTGTGCGCGGAGGGAGACCTGGCCCGAGTCTCCGCCGCCACCTCCCGCTTCCCCACGCCCGGCGAGCCCGCCCCCTTCCAGCGCTGGCTCCGCCACGAGCTGACCGGCGCGAAGCTGACCGGCGCGCTCTTCATGGAGGCCGAGCGCGTGGTGCGGCTCGACTTCGAGCGCGAGGAGGTGCGCCGCCACCTCGTGATGGAGCTGGGCTCTCCGGGGGGCCTCTTCATCTCGAGCGAGCAGAACCGGGTGCTGATGCTCTCGGGCGAGGGCTTCGGCCCCCGCCGCAACCTCTATCCGGGCGCGGCGTGGACTCCGCCGGAGCCCATGCCCGCCGAGGCGCTGGAGAAGGCGCTCAAGGTCGCCTCCCGCCTGGTGCCAACAGAGGGAGAGGTGCTCCCTTATTCCCACGCGGCCGAGCGGCTGCTCGGTGCCCGCGACCAGCAGAGCCGCGCCGAGTCCATCCGCCGTCGCCTCGCGCAGCCGTACCGCGCCCGCCTCAAGCGCTCCTCGCGCACCCTGGAGAAGGTGAGGGCGGAGGCCGCGCGCGGGCCGGAGGCGGAGAAGCACCGCCGGCTGGGAGAGCTGCTCGCGCAGAACCTCTTCCGCCTCAAGCGGGGCGCCACCGAGGTGACGCTCACCGAGTACACGGAGGCAGGCGCCGAGGAGGTCCGGGTGACGCTGGACCCGAAGCGCACGCCCAAGGAGGAGGCGGACTGGCACTTCCACCAGTACCGCCGGCTCTTGCGCGGCGTGGAGCAGGCGCGCCACCGCGAGGCGGAGCTGGCGCGCGAGGTCGCCCACGCCCAGTCCGCGCTCGAGCAGGTGGAGCGCATGGACGAGGCGATGTTGTTGGCACAAGTGGAGGTGCTGCACATCTCCTCGGGGGGCGAGGCGACGCCGGAGGGCCGGCCCTTCAAGGAGTACGTGGGCCACGCGGGCGCGCGCATCTGGGTGGGGCGCGGCTCGGAGGACAACGACACGCTCACCTTCAAGCTCGCCCGGCCCTGGCACCTGTGGCTGCACGCGCGCGGCGTGCCGGGCAGCCACGTGGTGCTGCCGCTGGAGAAGGGACAGGAGCCGGCGCAGGAGGCGCTGCTCGACGCGGCGCACCTGGCGCTGCACCACTCGGGGGCGAAGGGCGAGCCCCGGGGCGAGGTGAGCTACGTGCCGGTGAAGTTCGTGCGCAAGGTGAAGGGCGGCGCGCATGGGCAGGTGACGTACACGCGCGAGAAGACCTTCGTGGTGCGCATGGAGCCCGAGCGGCTGGAGCGACTGCTCAAGTCCCGTCACACCGAGGTGCCCGCTCCGTGA
- a CDS encoding glycoside hydrolase family 1 protein: protein MRTSEQTFPADFTFGVATSAYQVEGGIENDWAEWERAGRLKEPHARCGRAVDHWNRYEEDYRLATAVGATAFRISLEWARIEPERGRFDEAALEGYRERLLKMKAHGLTPVVTLHHFTHPTWFHRETPWHSAQSVEVFRRYSRRCAALLEGLDARVITFNEPMVLLLGGYLQGAIPPGIADGALTMKALENLVRSHVVARRELGEKLGRVETGISQNMLAFAPDRWWNPLDRALVRLGGQAYNHAFHEALSTGKLRVNMPGVATARVDIPEARDSAEFVGVNYYSRAHLRFVPRPPFIEFKYRDTQGRGLTDIGWEDWPEGFLQTLRDVKRYGKPVWITENGIDDRTGTRRPKYLHTHLAQVLAARAEGVDVQGYLYWSLLDNFEWLEGWGPRFGLYHVDFDTLERKPTPACDYFRQVATGRKLVAPL from the coding sequence ATGAGGACCTCCGAGCAGACCTTCCCCGCGGACTTCACCTTCGGCGTCGCGACGTCGGCGTACCAGGTGGAGGGCGGCATCGAGAACGACTGGGCCGAGTGGGAGCGCGCTGGAAGATTGAAGGAGCCCCACGCGCGCTGCGGGCGGGCGGTGGACCACTGGAACCGCTACGAGGAGGACTACCGGCTGGCGACGGCGGTGGGGGCCACCGCGTTCCGCATCTCCCTGGAGTGGGCGCGAATCGAGCCCGAGCGCGGGCGCTTCGACGAGGCGGCGCTCGAGGGGTACCGGGAGCGGCTCCTGAAGATGAAGGCCCACGGCCTGACGCCGGTGGTGACGCTGCACCACTTCACCCACCCCACATGGTTCCACCGCGAGACGCCGTGGCACTCGGCCCAGAGCGTGGAGGTCTTCCGCCGTTATTCCCGCCGGTGCGCGGCGCTGCTCGAGGGGCTGGACGCGCGGGTCATCACCTTCAACGAGCCCATGGTGCTCCTGTTGGGCGGCTACCTGCAGGGCGCCATCCCCCCGGGAATCGCGGACGGGGCGCTCACCATGAAGGCGCTGGAGAACCTGGTGCGCTCACACGTGGTGGCCCGGCGGGAGCTGGGCGAAAAGCTGGGCCGGGTGGAGACGGGCATCTCCCAGAACATGCTGGCCTTCGCGCCGGACCGCTGGTGGAACCCGCTGGACCGCGCGCTGGTGCGGCTGGGGGGCCAGGCCTACAACCACGCCTTCCATGAGGCGCTGTCCACCGGGAAGCTGCGGGTGAACATGCCGGGGGTGGCCACCGCCCGCGTGGACATCCCGGAGGCGCGCGACTCGGCGGAGTTCGTGGGGGTGAACTACTACAGCCGCGCGCACCTGCGCTTCGTGCCGCGGCCCCCGTTCATCGAGTTCAAGTACCGCGACACCCAGGGGCGGGGCCTGACGGACATCGGCTGGGAGGACTGGCCCGAGGGCTTCCTCCAGACGCTGCGCGACGTGAAGCGCTACGGCAAGCCGGTGTGGATTACGGAGAACGGCATCGACGACCGGACCGGGACGCGCAGGCCGAAGTACCTGCACACCCACCTGGCCCAGGTGCTCGCCGCGCGGGCCGAGGGCGTGGACGTGCAGGGCTACCTCTATTGGAGCCTGCTCGACAACTTCGAGTGGCTGGAGGGCTGGGGCCCGCGCTTCGGCCTGTACCACGTGGACTTCGACACGCTGGAGCGCAAGCCCACGCCCGCTTGCGACTACTTCCGGCAGGTGGCCACCGGGCGAAAGCTCGTGGCCCCGCTGTAA
- the dusB gene encoding tRNA dihydrouridine synthase DusB: protein MLRLGPFTLANPYVLAPMAGVSEMPYRVLAFRMGAALCPTELVSSQGLMRANQRTLMYLRFDAQVEKPYSLQLYGGDPEAMGLAASVGKSHGAQLLDINMGCPVKKVTKNGAGSALLSDPPRAAAIVRAMREASGLPVTCKIRSGWDARSRNYLQMAEALQEAGCAGLAIHPRTREQGYSGSADWSVIADVKRHFPELPLFGNGDVKSCEDARRMLETTGCDFVMIGRAALGNPWIFRELNGGEPPTPEERCALVLEHFHSHLAFVGDPLGAVRSFRRHLGWYAHGLVGAAVFRARANTLDAPEAVADAVRAFFATADRASHSGAASEEEQDVDYRAALG, encoded by the coding sequence ATGCTGCGACTCGGCCCCTTCACGCTCGCGAATCCCTACGTCCTCGCCCCCATGGCCGGCGTCTCCGAGATGCCCTACCGGGTGCTCGCCTTCCGCATGGGCGCGGCCCTGTGCCCCACCGAGCTCGTCAGCTCCCAGGGCCTGATGCGGGCAAACCAGCGCACCTTGATGTACCTGCGCTTCGACGCCCAGGTGGAGAAGCCCTACTCGCTCCAGCTCTATGGCGGAGACCCGGAGGCCATGGGGCTCGCCGCCAGCGTCGGCAAGTCCCACGGCGCCCAGCTGCTCGACATCAACATGGGCTGCCCCGTGAAGAAGGTGACGAAGAACGGCGCCGGTAGCGCGCTGCTCTCCGACCCACCCCGCGCCGCCGCCATCGTCCGCGCCATGCGCGAGGCCTCGGGCCTGCCCGTCACCTGCAAGATTCGCTCGGGCTGGGACGCCCGCTCCCGCAACTACCTCCAGATGGCGGAGGCCCTCCAGGAGGCGGGCTGCGCGGGGCTGGCCATCCACCCTCGCACCCGCGAGCAGGGCTACTCGGGCAGCGCCGACTGGAGCGTCATCGCCGACGTGAAGCGCCACTTCCCCGAACTGCCCCTGTTCGGCAACGGCGACGTGAAGAGCTGCGAGGACGCGCGCCGGATGCTGGAGACCACCGGGTGCGACTTCGTGATGATTGGCCGCGCGGCCCTGGGCAACCCGTGGATTTTTCGCGAGCTGAATGGAGGTGAGCCGCCCACCCCCGAGGAGCGCTGCGCCCTGGTGCTGGAGCACTTCCACTCGCACCTGGCCTTCGTCGGGGACCCGCTCGGCGCGGTGCGCTCGTTCCGCCGGCACCTGGGCTGGTACGCCCATGGCCTGGTGGGCGCGGCGGTCTTCCGGGCCCGGGCGAACACCCTGGATGCGCCGGAGGCCGTCGCCGACGCGGTGCGCGCCTTCTTCGCCACCGCGGACCGCGCCTCCCACTCGGGCGCGGCCTCCGAGGAGGAGCAGGACGTCGACTACCGGGCCGCGCTCGGCTGA
- a CDS encoding site-2 protease family protein, which produces MFRFRVGSIPVEVHPSHLLVSAIIAYTSMRAAQNGWPFAQVAGAPALGQASAMGVFVLSWMLIVFVSVLVHELGHALASRLFGYRPSIALVWLGGHTLPTDTPGPLPWKRDVVITVAGPLFGLMLGVVSLVGYLFLSGGSPALDFFLRTFAGANFIWAIFNMLPVLPLDGGRLVNTLSTRIFGPRRGMVVSQGLALLVCVAVVGYSLSTGWLFAGIFFAMYGYQAFRMLTEALGSSSSGTLSSGALENPLAQKLREGKFALDSGRMDDARRLGAQVLEGGDALTAELASHAHHLLGWVALKEGQGRQALDHFSQVQGLQVEPHAVAASFSLVGDDARALDWWKQAWQTSSDRTVMHEYAGTLIRLGRAPEALKLPGVEPAAAYSCAERVLFIRGAYSEAAAVGEAALEHAPSASIAYDAACAHARARNVTDAMRMLRRASELGFRDAAYAASDSDLTALHGQPAFEEWLTELRQSVAS; this is translated from the coding sequence ATGTTCCGCTTTCGTGTCGGGAGCATTCCCGTCGAGGTCCATCCCAGCCACCTGCTGGTCTCCGCCATCATCGCGTACACGTCGATGCGAGCGGCCCAGAACGGCTGGCCCTTCGCCCAGGTCGCGGGGGCTCCCGCGCTGGGGCAGGCCAGCGCGATGGGGGTGTTCGTCCTCTCCTGGATGCTCATCGTCTTCGTGTCCGTGCTGGTCCACGAGCTGGGGCACGCCCTGGCCAGCCGCCTCTTCGGCTATCGGCCGAGCATCGCGCTCGTCTGGTTGGGCGGCCACACCCTCCCCACCGACACCCCCGGTCCCCTTCCTTGGAAGCGGGACGTGGTCATCACCGTGGCGGGCCCGCTCTTCGGGCTGATGCTCGGCGTGGTGTCCCTGGTGGGCTACCTGTTCCTGAGCGGGGGCTCGCCCGCGCTGGACTTCTTCCTGCGCACCTTCGCGGGGGCCAACTTCATCTGGGCCATCTTCAACATGCTGCCCGTGCTGCCGCTGGACGGCGGGCGGCTGGTGAACACCCTGTCCACGCGCATCTTCGGACCGCGCCGGGGCATGGTGGTGTCCCAGGGGCTGGCCTTGCTCGTGTGCGTGGCGGTGGTGGGCTACAGCCTGAGCACCGGCTGGCTCTTCGCCGGCATCTTCTTCGCCATGTACGGCTACCAGGCGTTCCGGATGCTGACCGAGGCGCTGGGCTCCAGCTCCTCGGGCACGCTGAGCAGCGGCGCGCTGGAGAACCCGCTCGCGCAGAAATTGCGCGAGGGGAAGTTCGCCCTGGACTCGGGGCGGATGGATGACGCGCGGCGGCTGGGGGCGCAGGTGCTGGAGGGTGGAGACGCGCTGACGGCGGAGCTGGCGAGCCATGCCCACCACCTGCTCGGCTGGGTGGCGCTGAAGGAGGGCCAGGGGCGGCAGGCGCTCGACCACTTCTCCCAGGTGCAGGGGCTTCAGGTGGAGCCGCACGCGGTGGCGGCGTCCTTCTCCCTGGTGGGGGATGACGCCCGCGCCCTGGATTGGTGGAAGCAGGCCTGGCAGACGTCGTCGGACCGCACGGTGATGCACGAGTACGCGGGGACGTTGATCCGCCTGGGGCGCGCGCCGGAGGCCCTCAAGCTGCCGGGCGTGGAGCCCGCGGCGGCTTACTCCTGCGCCGAGCGCGTGCTGTTCATCCGGGGCGCGTACTCGGAGGCCGCGGCGGTGGGCGAGGCGGCGCTGGAGCACGCGCCGAGCGCGAGCATCGCGTACGACGCCGCGTGCGCCCATGCCCGGGCGCGCAACGTCACGGACGCGATGCGCATGCTGCGGCGCGCCAGCGAGCTGGGCTTCCGGGACGCGGCGTATGCGGCGTCCGATTCGGACCTGACGGCGCTGCACGGCCAGCCCGCTTTCGAGGAGTGGTTGACGGAGCTGAGGCAATCCGTCGCCTCCTGA
- a CDS encoding acyl-CoA desaturase, producing the protein MQTSSPAAAPADDERLNWLSSIPFFAVHFMCLFAFVVGAKPVDLAVCVGLYIVRMWGITAGYHRYFSHRAFKTGRVFQFILALVGSTSTQKGVLWWAANHRHHHRYSDQGEDIHSPVQKGFWFSHVGWILCDKYGKTRMEGIKDFARFPELVWLNRFHLVPSVALAVALYFVGGFSMLVWGYFVSTTLLWHGTFTINSLSHIFGKRRYKTTDTSRNNWLLALVTLGEGWHNNHHYHQNTANQGWFWWEVDLSYYSLKVLSWFKVVEGLRLPSEATKYSYLKYTAEERAELAAPTSFFGAGGARAQLVAAKSAAEAQLVAAKTAAEAQLIAAKTAAEGKVREALAAAADHLPSSAPTPEPLLKS; encoded by the coding sequence TTGCAGACATCCTCTCCTGCTGCGGCTCCCGCGGACGACGAGCGACTGAACTGGCTGTCGTCCATCCCGTTCTTCGCCGTCCACTTCATGTGCCTGTTCGCCTTCGTCGTGGGGGCGAAGCCGGTGGACCTCGCGGTGTGTGTGGGGCTGTACATCGTCCGCATGTGGGGAATCACGGCGGGCTACCACCGCTACTTCTCCCACCGGGCCTTCAAGACGGGGCGCGTCTTCCAGTTCATCCTGGCGCTGGTGGGCAGCACGTCCACGCAGAAGGGTGTCCTCTGGTGGGCAGCCAACCACCGCCACCACCACCGGTACTCGGACCAGGGGGAGGACATCCACTCGCCCGTGCAGAAGGGCTTCTGGTTCAGCCACGTGGGTTGGATTCTCTGCGACAAGTACGGCAAGACGCGCATGGAGGGCATCAAGGACTTCGCGCGCTTCCCGGAGCTGGTGTGGCTCAACCGCTTCCACCTGGTGCCGTCGGTGGCCCTGGCCGTGGCGCTCTACTTCGTCGGCGGGTTCTCCATGCTGGTGTGGGGCTACTTCGTGAGCACCACCCTCCTGTGGCACGGGACGTTCACCATCAACTCCCTGAGCCACATCTTCGGCAAGCGCCGCTACAAGACGACGGACACCAGCCGGAACAACTGGCTGCTCGCGCTCGTCACCCTGGGCGAGGGCTGGCACAACAACCACCACTACCACCAGAACACGGCCAACCAGGGCTGGTTCTGGTGGGAGGTGGACCTCAGCTACTACTCGCTGAAGGTGCTCTCCTGGTTCAAGGTGGTGGAGGGCCTGCGGCTGCCGTCGGAGGCGACGAAGTACTCGTACCTCAAGTACACGGCCGAGGAGCGCGCCGAGCTGGCCGCCCCCACGAGCTTCTTCGGCGCGGGCGGGGCTCGCGCGCAGCTGGTCGCCGCGAAGTCCGCCGCGGAGGCGCAGCTGGTCGCCGCGAAGACGGCCGCGGAGGCCCAGCTCATCGCCGCGAAGACGGCCGCCGAGGGCAAGGTGCGCGAGGCGCTGGCCGCCGCCGCGGACCACCTGCCCTCCTCCGCACCCACACCCGAGCCGCTGCTCAAGTCATGA